CTTTGTCAATGCGAGTGCGATTTGTCGAAATTTAAGGTGACTTCTGGAAGTTTCCGTGGCACAAGGCGTTACGTAACACCTAAACAGATAAACGCGGAAAGGGACACTGTGCAACGAGCAAAGTTCAAACgcgccgcagcaacaacaacaacaacaacaatactaatggtgtatatatatatacatatatatgatgtgTATTAATTTTGCTTCACAGCAGCGCACCGCCGCAGGCTCGCGCCGCCCCACCACCACAGGCACATGTGCCTGCACGTGCCGCACCACCACCGGCGGCACCCATGGCCGCCGCACCGCCCAGCGCCGTTGGCATGCCGGCACCACAGCAGCCATCGATGTTCCAGCAAATGGCTGCCACCGCTGGAGGCGTTGCCGTTGGCTCAGCGATTGGCCACACTGTCGGCCATGGATTGACATCAATGTTCAGCGGCTCTGGCGATAAGGAGGCCGCAGCGCCAGCCGCTGCCGCGCCAgttcaacagcagcagcagccatacTATGCGCAGCCGGCACAGGGTGCCAATGAGCCACAGGGTGCATGCGCCTGGGAAATTAAACAGTTCCTGCAATGCGCCCAGGGTCAATCGGATCTGTCGCTGTGCGAGGGCTTCAATGAGGCGCTTCGACAGTGCAAGGTGCAGCATCATCTCCAATAAATGACAACtagaacatcaacaacaacaataacaacaaaatcgaacacaaaaaacaacacaaataaTCTTCTCATCGATTGATGGCGAAAATGTTGAGCTGacgttgttttttctttcctttgtgttttttttttttttgttttttttgttcgtttcaattagttttacatatattatcAATGGATATTGTTAATCAGACggcaaattgtttaatttagtCAATTGTTCAATAGAAATGCGTGCAACGGCGTGCGCCAGCCCAACTccttggtaaaaaaaaaaaagtcccaaaaaaaaaaaaaacccgctGGCGGCGTCGCTCgacacaacaaaaagaaaatttccTTGTGTTTTTCGTActgtaaattgtaaaattcCCTATTTTTCCGTATTAATAACGTAATTTTGCATCGAATTGTGAAATGTTTCGTTCGTTGGACGGCTGCCAAAAAGTGCGAAACACGTGAGTGCTGAGAATGTGGATGAGCTTGCACTTTGACGACGCAGTGCGTCCCGAAATAGTTGCTCTGATTCAAGCTGCTGAGCGGTGGAGGAAgaggagaaggaggaggaggaggaggagctgcaAACATCGCGTGCgacactttgtttttgttattgctttcatttgttttgctgctgcgCCAATTAACGCTTGTTTTGGTGAAATGGTGTGACCAGGCGAGGTAAACAAAGGAATCAATTTCGATAAACATGTTTACCATgagtgtaggtgtgtgtgtgtgtgtgtgtgtgtgcgcgcgatTAGTCACAGTAAACAATTATCTCTCTACCACCCCCCGCCCC
This window of the Drosophila virilis strain 15010-1051.87 chromosome X, Dvir_AGI_RSII-ME, whole genome shotgun sequence genome carries:
- the Chchd2 gene encoding coiled-coil-helix-coiled-coil-helix domain-containing protein 2 isoform X1, translated to MVRRGRSASPPPSARRSAPPQARAAPPPQAHVPARAAPPPAAPMAAAPPSAVGMPAPQQPSMFQQMAATAGGVAVGSAIGHTVGHGLTSMFSGSGDKEAAAPAAAAPVQQQQQPYYAQPAQGANEPQGACAWEIKQFLQCAQGQSDLSLCEGFNEALRQCKVQHHLQ
- the Chchd2 gene encoding coiled-coil-helix-coiled-coil-helix domain-containing protein 2 isoform X2, translated to MVRRGRSASPPPSARRAPPQARAAPPPQAHVPARAAPPPAAPMAAAPPSAVGMPAPQQPSMFQQMAATAGGVAVGSAIGHTVGHGLTSMFSGSGDKEAAAPAAAAPVQQQQQPYYAQPAQGANEPQGACAWEIKQFLQCAQGQSDLSLCEGFNEALRQCKVQHHLQ